One window of the Populus nigra chromosome 4, ddPopNigr1.1, whole genome shotgun sequence genome contains the following:
- the LOC133692313 gene encoding mitogen-activated protein kinase kinase kinase 1-like: MHHLSQFLTRNKKTSSMDPKNRRRPRLERRNALRHVEYDATSSSSSLDDLSSSLLSQSLDLPDRTSFRIEGTEGEFDRIFRSLGLSGPEDFSIPEAAWEAMKVRSASDILPRSRLFGSDSPKAAEEAKVVVEGTKSELHARVLNSVRVRDSSTQSTQNEPAELNKFRDVDNRCLPGGIKGLRPPLLKPPPSMTLPVIDKECSTWDLFRDFAPENDRVVNNNIESTYDDGEEEKEERREQVINADVDNKREEEENLLRIGETVVLSESCSFSTSNDDDSSSSTTEPMSNISPNGRFRRAITYWEKGELLGRGSFGSVYEGISDDGFFFAVKEVSLLDQGSKGKQSIYQLEQEIALLSRFEHENIVQYYGTDKDESKLYIFLELVTKGSLQKLYQRYNLRDSQVSSYTRQILHGLKYLHDQNVVHRDIKCANLLVDANGSVKLADFGLAKATKLNDVKSCKGTAFWMAPEVVNNKNQGYGLPADIWSLGCTVLEMLTRQIPYSELESMQALFRIGRGVPPLVPDSLSNDARDFILQCIQVNPNDRPTAAVLLDHPFVKKLLPTSSGSASPYIGRRS; this comes from the exons ATGCATCACTTATCGCAATTTCTCACTCGTAACAAGAAAACCAGCTCGATGGATCCGAAAAATCGAAGGAGGCCCAGGCTAGAGAGACGTAATGCGTTGAGGCACGTTGAGTACGATGCTACTTCGTCATCTTCATCTCTAGACGATTTGTCGTCGTCTTTACTTAGTCAATCACTTGATTTACCGGATCGGACCAGCTTTCGAATCGAAGGAACCGAAGGTGAGTTCGATCGCATTTTTCGCAGCTTAGGCCTCTCTGGTCCCGAGGATTTCTCGATTCCGGAGGCGGCTTGGGAAGCTATGAAGGTCCGCTCCGCTTCCGATATTTTGCCCCGGTCCAGATTGTTCGGGTCGGACAGTCCGAAAGCAGCTGAAGAAGCTAAAGTGGTAGTTGAAGGGACCAAGAGTGAACTGCATGCTAGGGTTTTGAATAGTGTTAGAGTTAGGGATTCTTCTACCCAGTCGACTCAAAACGAGCCAGCTGAGTTGAACAAGTTTCGTGATGTTGATAATCGTTGTCTGCCAGGTGGAATTAAAGGGCTTAGGCCGCCGCTACTGAAGCCGCCACCGTCGATGACATTACCTGTGATTGATAAAGAGTGTTCAACTTGGGATTTATTTAGGGATTTTGCACCTGAAAATGATAGAGTGGTTAATAATAACATAGAATCAACTTATGATGAtggtgaagaagaaaaggaagaaagaagagagcaAGTGATTAATGCAGATGTTGATaacaagagagaagaagaagagaatttgTTGAGGATAGGTGAAACTGTGGTTTTATCAGAGTCGTGTTCGTTTTCCACGTCTAATGATGATGATTCATCTAGCAGTACAACAGAACCCATGTCGAATATTTCCCCCAATGGGAGGTTTAGAAGGGCTATTACCTATTGGGAAAAGGGTGAGCTACTCGGACGTGGCTCATTTGGATCGGTTTATGAAGGAATCTCTGA CGATGGATTCTTTTTTGCTGTTAAGGAGGTTTCACTGCTTGATCAAGGAAGTAAGGGGAAACAAAGTATTTATCAACTTGAGCAG GAGATTGCTCTTTTAAGTAGGTTTGAACATGAAAACATTGTTCAATATTACGGCACAGATAAG GATGAATCAAAACTGTATATCTTTCTCGAACTTGTCACTAAAGGCTCCCTTCAAAAACTCTATCAGAGATATAATCTTCGAGATTCCCAAGTTTCTTCGTACACAAGACAGATTTTGCATGGTTTGAAGTATCTTCATGATCAGAATGTGGTCCACAG ggATATAAAATGTGCAAATTTATTGGTGGATGCAAATGGCTCTGTAAAACTTGCAGATTTTGGTTTGGCCAAG GCAACAAAACTGAATGATGTTAAATCTTGCAAGGGGACTGCATTCTGGATGGCTCCCGAG GTTGTCAATAACAAAAACCAAGGATATGGGCTTCCAGCTGATATATGGAGTCTGGGATGCACTGTGTTGGAGATGTTAACCCGTCAGATTCCATATTCTGAATTGGAATCC ATGCAGGCATTATTTAGGATTGGCAGAGGTGTTCCACCACTTGTTCCTGATTCTCTCTCAAATGATGCACgggattttatccttcaatgcATACAAGTTAATCCAAATGACCGGCCTACTGCTGCTGTGCTCTTAGATCATCCATTTGTGAAGAAACTTCTTCCAACATCTTCGGGCTCAGCATCTCCCTATATTGGCCGCCGATCATAG
- the LOC133692073 gene encoding uncharacterized protein LOC133692073 yields the protein MERSEPSLVPEWLRSPGSVSGAGNSAHHFASSSSHSDVSSLGNHTRNRSFKSINDFDSPRSAFLDRQSSSNSRRSSINGSAKHPYSSFSRSHRDKDRERDKERSGFGDHWDRDSSDPLGGILTSRLEKDTLRHSHSMVSRKHSEVMLRRAASELKNGSSSNHTNSNGLVSGGSFGSSSQKAVFEKDFPSLGNEDREGVPDIARVSSPGLSSSVQNLPVGSSALIGGEGWTSALAEVPTIIGNSSTSSSSTAQTVAASSSGTSSGMAGLNMAEALTQAPLRTRTAPQLSVQTQRLEELAIKQSRQLIPVTPSMPKNLVLSSSDKSKPKTGIRPGEMNMAAKSSQQQSSLHPANQSSVGVHVKSDATKTSGKLFVLKPVWENGVSPSPKDAASPNTSSRTANSQLAAPSVPSPPLRSPNNPKLSSVERKPTSLNLNAGFGGEKRTQSRNNFFNDLKRKTAMNTSLVADSASVVLSPTSEKSCEVIKEVVSAPASPQAVQNGAELTSNGGTLEEVQRFSEEEVSFLRSLGWEENSGEEEGLTEEEINAFLQEYITKKPSLKVCRGMLQKPSECHAVTLGGASFASSSSDSGSDA from the exons ATGGAAAGAAGTGAGCCCTCATTAGTACCAGAATGGTTGAGAAGTCCAGGCAGTGTTTCTGGGGCTGGCAATTCAGCCCACCACTTCGCATCATCTTCTTCCCACTCAG ATGTCTCTTCATTGGGAAATCACACCAGAAATAGGAGTTTTAAGAGCATCAATGATTTTGATTCCCCTCGCTCTGCTTTTCTGGATCGGCAATCTTCATCTAATTCACGGAGAAGTTCTATCAATGGGTCTGCAAAGCATCCTTACAGTAGTTTTAGTAGAAGTCACCGGGATAAAGATCGAGAAAGAGACAAAGAGAGATCAGGTTTTGGAGACCATTGGGACAGAGACTCTTCTGATCCCTTGGGAGGCATATTAACCAGTAGGCTCGAGAAGGACACCTTGCGCCATTCCCATTCAATGGTATCAAGGAAACACAGTGAGGTGATGCTGCGCAGAGCTGCATCGGAATTAAAAAATGGGAGTAGCAGCAATCACACGAACAGCAATGGTTTGGTTTCTGGGGGTAGTTTTGGTAGTAGCAGTCAGAAGGCAGTATTTGAAAAGGATTTTCCTTCACTTGGAAATGAGGATAGGGAAGGAGTGCCTGATATAGCAAGAGTTTCGTCTCCTGGTTTAAGCTCAAGTGTTCAGAACTTGCCTGTTGGTAGTTCTGCTTTGATTGGTGGAGAGGGATGGACATCAGCTCTGGCAGAGGTGCCCACTATTATTGGAAACAGCAGTACGAGTTCTTCATCTACTGCACAGACTGTTGCTGCTTCTTCATCTGGGACTTCAAGTGGAATGGCTGGTCTCAATATGGCTGAAGCATTGACTCAAGCTCCATTAAGAACTCGCACTGCTCCACAG CTGTCTGTCCAGACACAAAGGCTTGAGGAATTGGCTATTAAGCAATCAAGGCAGTTAATACCTGTGACTCCCTCTATGCCTAAGAATTTG gtTCTCAGTTCATCTGATAAATCAAAGCCTAAAACAGGAATCAGACCTGGTGAGATGAATATGGCTGCAAAGAGCTCACAACAGCAGTCTTCATTGCACCCTGCTAATCAATCTTCTGTAGGGGTACATGTCAAATCTGATGCAACAAAGACATCGGGGAAGCTATTTGTTCTCAAACCGGTATGGGAAAATGGTGTCTCTCCTTCTCCAAAGGATGCTGCTAGTCCAAATACTTCCAGCAGAACTGCAAATAGTCAACTTGCTGCTCCTTCAGTTCCATCTCCGCCTCTGAGGAGTCCAAACAACCCAAAGCTTTCTTCAGTGGAGCGCAAGCCGACTAGCTTGAATTTAAATGCAGGATTTGGTGGGGAAAAGAGAACCCAGAGCAGGAATAATTTCTTTAATGACCTGAAAAGGAAAACTGCTATGAACACTTCTTTAGTTGCAGATTCAGCATCTGTTGTTTTGTCTCCGACCAGTGAGAAATCTTGTGAAGTAATTAAGGAAGTTGTCAGTGCTCCTGCAAGTCCTCAAGCTGTTCAGAATGGTGCTGAACTGACTAGCAATGGTGGGACCTTAGAAGAGGTTCAAAGATTTTCTGAGGAAGAGGTTTCTTTCCTTCGTTCTCTAGGGTGGGAGGAAAATTCAGGAGAGGAAGAAGGACTCACAGAGGAAGAGATTAATGCCTTCTTGCAAGAG TATATTACAAAGAAGCCGTCCCTGAAAGTGTGTCGAGGTATGCTGCAAAAGCCGAGTGAATGTCATGCTGTGACTTTGGGTGGAGCTTCCTTTGCATCCAGCTCATCTGACTCTGGATCAGATGCTTAA
- the LOC133691083 gene encoding glucan endo-1,3-beta-glucosidase-like, producing MIIAGAIGINYGLNGDNLPAPPAVVGLYERCHIPSVRLFEPRPEVLQALRGKPLQVILGTRNEDIQSLATTLDAANSWVAANIVPYRSDVNFTYITVGNEAIPGAMSQYIAQAIANMYTALADAAITYIKVSTVVPGSSLSISYPPSAGAFTHEAAAVISSIVPMLLNHGASLMLNVYPYFAYASDTNSMSLDYALLRPGAPLVGDQNLVYENIFDAMVDAFYAALEKISEPGLTVVISESGWPTAGNEPITSPENARTYNRNLLNHVQEGRGTPRRPGQPLDVYFFAMFNEDLKQAGIEQHWGFFYPNMQPVYPFWQCS from the coding sequence ATGATCATTGCAGGTGCAATTGGTATTAATTATGGACTGAATGGAGACAATCTTCCAGCCCCACCGGCAGTTGTAGGCCTTTATGAACGATGCCACATTCCATCTGTTCGGCTCTTTGAACCAAGACCAGAAGTGCTTCAAGCATTGAGAGGGAAGCCTTTACAAGTTATTCTGGGTACAAGAAACGAGGACATACAAAGCCTTGCAACAACCCTTGATGCAGCTAATTCATGGGTGGCCGCTAATATTGTCCCCTACAGATCTGATGTTAACTTCACTTATATTACAGTAGGCAACGAGGCGATTCCAGGGGCTATGTCACAATATATCGCACAGGCCATTGCCAACATGTATACTGCACTTGCTGATGCAGCCATTACTTATATTAAAGTGTCGACTGTTGTTCCGGGAAGTTCACTTTCAATCTCTTACCCTCCATCAGCTGGTGCTTTCACTCATGAAGCAGCTGCTGTTATAAGTAGCATTGTACCTATGTTGTTGAACCACGGAGCATCCCTCATGCTCAACGTGTACCCTTATTTTGCCTATGCCTCGGACACAAATAGTATGTCATTGGACTATGCCTTACTCAGGCCGGGGGCTCCGTTAGTCGGCGATCAAAACCTTGTGTATGAAAATATCTTTGATGCCATGGTTGATGCATTTTATGCAGCTTTGGAGAAGATTAGCGAGCCTGGTCTTACGGTTGTTATATCTGAGAGTGGCTGGCCTACTGCTGGCAATGAACCTATCACAAGTCCAGAAAATGCACGGACATATAACAGAAACTTATTGAATCATGTACAGGAAGGAAGAGGCACTCCACGGCGGCCAGGCCAACCTCTTGATGTCTACTTTTTTGCAATGTTCAACGAGGATCTGAAGCAGGCTGGGATTGAGCAGCATTGGGGTTTCTTCTATCCAAATATGCAGCCTGTTTATCCATTTTGGCAATGCTCGTGA
- the LOC133691082 gene encoding uncharacterized protein LOC133691082, with protein MDLPELWAILGPAVAGAVFGTGWWFWIDAVVCSSVTVSFVHYLPGIFASIAALMFNCVRKEDIDYSPYEEGEWRLKLWLFFAYVVSFVSLAASVGLLIQDSIVKTGPSVWTGTAGVLQCVFVLISGLIYWTSHSE; from the exons ATGGATTTACCGGAGCTGTGGGCAATCCTCGGTCCTGCAGTCGCTGGTGCGGTATTTGGGACTGGATGGTGGTTTTGGATCGACGCCGTCGTTTGTAGCTCCGTTACAGTCTCTTTCGTTCATTACCTCCCTG GCATATTTGCGTCTATTGCAGCTCTGATGTTTAATTGTGTTAGAAAAGAGGATATTGATTACTCTCCTTACGAGGAAGGCGAGTGGAG ATTGAAGCTTTGGCTTTTCTTTGCATATGTTGTCTCCTTCGTCTCTTTAGCAGCATCAGTGGGTTTGTTGATTCAAGATTCAATTGTCAAAACAGGGCCTTCAGTGTGGACAGGAACTGCTGGCGTTTTGCAGTGTGTGTTCGTGCTGATAAG TGGGCTAATTTATTGGACCTCACATTCTGAATGA